The Blastomonas fulva genome contains a region encoding:
- a CDS encoding SURF1 family cytochrome oxidase biogenesis protein, whose translation MKRLPLLPTLVVGIAIAIMIGLGVWQLQRMAWKDALLKEYASASDQPAIAWPAVPDAGSLPLYRKSSVNCLTVTGWRSSSGRSGRGQAGWVHIASCSTGAEGPGAQVVAGWSSRPDDPVWSGGQVGGIIAPDSTHLIRLVAAPPVAGLNAVQPPSPEDIPNNHWAYAIQWFLFAAIAAVIYGVAVARRTRS comes from the coding sequence CCCTGTTGCCGACCCTGGTGGTCGGTATCGCCATCGCGATCATGATCGGGCTGGGCGTTTGGCAGCTCCAGCGCATGGCGTGGAAGGATGCGCTGCTGAAGGAATACGCCTCGGCGTCGGATCAGCCCGCGATCGCCTGGCCGGCAGTGCCCGATGCCGGGTCGTTGCCGCTGTATCGCAAATCGTCGGTCAACTGCCTCACCGTCACCGGCTGGCGGTCGTCCAGCGGCCGCAGCGGGCGAGGACAGGCGGGGTGGGTACATATCGCTTCGTGTTCGACCGGCGCGGAAGGCCCAGGCGCGCAGGTGGTGGCCGGGTGGTCGTCGCGGCCCGACGATCCGGTCTGGTCCGGCGGGCAGGTCGGCGGCATCATAGCACCCGACAGCACGCATCTGATCCGGCTGGTCGCGGCGCCTCCCGTGGCGGGGCTTAACGCCGTGCAGCCGCCCTCGCCGGAGGACATTCCGAACAATCATTGGGCCTATGCGATACAATGGTTTTTATTCGCAGCGATCGCTGCCGTTATATACGGTGTGGCAGTCGCACGGCGGACGCGATCCTGA